The DNA sequence TTAACGAACTTTCGAAACATTTAAAAGGCGAAGATAGCGCTAAATTCAGGATCTAGATCTTCTCCAATTCCCATATGGTGCAGTTTGCAATTCCCCCTAATTTGGCGCCAAGTGTCTGTCTTTACTGACGTGGACGACTAAGATTAGGTGAGAGAAAGTTGAGGGCAAGTTGGGTCTGGATCTGtaaaaacccaacccgatccaTCCTCTCAAATTTAAAAACCGTCGAGGGGCTTCATCTTCGCCGGCGAGATTTCTACCTCTTATGGTAGCAGTGGTCGCCGGcgaggtatctctctctctttgttttcaaTTCTCAGGTGTATTTGAAGGTCTTTGATGGTTCGTTTTCTGTAAATAGATCTTGATTGTGTTTCATTGGTGGAGACGGGTATTCCCAATTCGAAGAGGTAGGTCCAAGGTTCACTGGCTTGGTAGAGAGAGGAGGCTGAGATAAACAAGTATAAAAGGTATTCtaaaatatcatatttttttaagggcaaaagaactttcttaaaacaaaaactTTGCACTCCTTGTCCCTACCCTTAAAACTCCCAACCCGCTCTTCTACTCATTCACCCATCTTCCCCACCCCTCTGTTTTTCAGCACTTCCCAAACCCTCAATGGagtaataattataaaagtttttcttctcaatttaaaatttttacattttttttatttaaatttctattaCATCTAAACATAACATATGGAATAAATTTGAGTATTCCATGGTTTTATGGGGAAAGGTGTTATTATGGTAAAGTATTTTGCCAACTATTAAGGGGAAAGGTTTTCCAACATATACGTGTTGCCAATACCCACACCTAATTGTGCCACATGGAAGATTGATGAGATATTTCTAACAATTGAATGCTTAAAAAGTGATATGCATTCAactcatttcaaatttcatcctcaaatttAATCATGTACCTTCTATGTATATCGCTTGTGCTCTCTCGTTAAATATATTGGGTAATCCCTAGGAAAAATTTCCTCATTGACCCAACAAGAAAACCCAGCCCCAGTTTTCATGATCAACCAAGTAAActctgagaaataaaaaagaactctGGAATAACCACATCTCTTGCAAAACGGTTAAGTTGCATTATCACAATATCTTATTTGTAagttcgaaacttggaaacagcttCTCATGCAAAACATTGGGTAAAGCCACAAATATTTGCCCCTCTCAGACGCTACAGTATCGGGAACCTCATGCACTTCCAATTTTGTGTAATTGATATAACACATTAAAAAGAAGCTATCTATCTCATCAAGCACCAAACTTTTAATAAAGGTGTCCCAATAAGGGAgatattcataaaaataaaaataaaaaagatcaaaatcaaaCGATCCTACCCTTCTCAGTGAGGGAATGAAGAATCTTTTTTCCTCTTATGGTCCCATCGAAGaaagaaaaactccaaaaaaatagtgAATTTGACAGAATAATAGATCTTATACATGAAACCATCTTTATCACACTTCTTTATTtacattagttttttttttttttttttaataactctGGAAAACCTTCTGATTCTACTCATAAAAACATGTGAAATGCATCCTATCACAGAAACATTATTAACCGacaaaagagagaaaccaaAACATACATCACAGAACAAGGTCCCTCCcattaattcatccaaaaaaaaaaaagtccctcCATTGAAATAACCAACATAGTATTAATAACCCAAACAAACCTTAAAAGGCTCACTTTTCTACATCAATGCTTCTGTATCTAACAATCTCGACACCCAAATAATCAACAGTGCCATAAACAGCAACATGAGGTTTCCCAACTTTCACTCGGACAGCAGATATCTGAGGGAATTTTGCAAGTGTGGTGCATGCAATGAGCTGGGCCAGAGACTCCACAAGTTGGTGGGGAGATCCCTCCATGGCTTCCTTAACAATGCTGCAAGTCCAAACAGGGAGAAACTATCAGGCACATTgccgaacaaaaaaaaaaaccacgcACAaacagtcacacacacacacacacacattatgACTTTCCCCAGACCCaacagtggtgggagcctcgtgcactgggcaACACCCTTTTTTTATGCATGCCCAAATCTGTTAATAGACAAACAGGAAGAAATAATGTGATCCATCAGTACACTGATGTTACAAGGGTCTATTTATCATCTATCTGTGTTGAATTTCTATGTAATGGAGTCCAAGTTGTTCGCGTCAGTACCTTCCACCCTTTAAACTGTATGAAACAATCTGTTTCAGCTATTTCAGAATCATTCTCATTCTCTCGGCAGCAATTAACCAATACAAAACACTTGTTAACTATGATACACTGAGCTGTCCAACCTTGACTCTTAACAAGTCGATTGATAAGAATCAAGTCAAGCTCAATTAAATGCAGGAATCATCTGGTGACAGACGAATTTCTTTGAGATGTATCCATAAAGCCTCAACAGAAAAGGGGTAATGGAGATAGAACCTGATATTTTGTGGCATCAAGTATGGTCATGGCGGAAGCTGGATCTCTGGGAAAGTCAAAAATAGCTATGGGATTGGTGTCTGCAAAAGAAACCCTACCGGACTGAAAAGATCCTCTGCAGTAATTCTGATTGAGCCAAAACAAAAGGTGACAGCACTATTTCAGTTGGATTCCGGGTGTGTTCCTATAATGCAATACCAGTCTCAAGCTAGAAACTAGAGACTGATTTGCAACACACATCTCCAGAACAACAGAGAATAGAAATAGAGAACTAAAATAGAATC is a window from the Macadamia integrifolia cultivar HAES 741 chromosome 5, SCU_Mint_v3, whole genome shotgun sequence genome containing:
- the LOC122077754 gene encoding dihydroneopterin aldolase 1-like; its protein translation is MDDEGILKGDKLILRGLKFHGFHGVEAEERKLGQKFLVDVDAWLDLRAAGKSDQLTDSVSYAEIYDIVKEAMEGSPHQLVESLAQLIACTTLAKFPQISAVRVKVGKPHVAVYGTVDYLGVEIVRYRSIDVEK